A single window of Archangium gephyra DNA harbors:
- a CDS encoding DEAD/DEAH box helicase — protein MSDIQSPEQPETTAEAPSRPAEYVADVSFDDLNLSEPLRRGIADRGYTNPTPVQAKAFGPVMAGRDLIVRSKTGTGKTAAFGLPLLEKISAEDKRVRALILCPTRELALQVSEELAALGKHKGVKVAAIYGGASMKQQEDALDEGTQIIVGTPGRVFDHINRGNLKLEGCSHAVLDEADEMLNQGFYEEVTRILDRLPKDRQVLLFSATVPTDIQNLIARYTTNAETLLLSGDVFTVEHIHHIRYDVSDALPKPRNLIYVLEAEEPQNAIIFCNTRDDTALVTAVLNRNGFDADLLNGDLPQKERERVMGKVKRGEVAFMVATDIAARGIDISGLEYVINYSLPEDPAVYLHRVGRTGRIGNKGTAINLFSGRELATYTTLEKKYGIKFEKREMPAPEEAMRLWAERHVREIREAASGSIFEGFLPLAAQLKARPDADDLMAFLLKYFFSHLRMEKAQAAQQGERPEQEAKPESRRKDRERDRERPRDRDRDRDKPPRREERRESRGEPSGESRERGERGDKRRRDRPERSERGPASFEAGPGEVKLWINLGTEDGLGPGSIVTALEESGAPANKVVRADLKPGFSYVFVAEEDLAGFEALTGKTYKDKTLKVEKSRPRGERDPNRPPPSPDAGPGEVKLKFNLGMDDGLDEAKFIAALEAAGAPAGKVNKAVLRPAYGYAYVPESEAEAFEALTGKQHGEKALKVDKHRPRGTRERPPRRERTERPESTPEVPGQARLWVGLGRDAVQDEAAVTSALESLGAPAGKVQRVELKPTYSYVFVADEDVPAFEALNGKQHGEKTLKLERARRR, from the coding sequence ATGAGCGACATCCAATCTCCGGAGCAGCCGGAAACCACTGCCGAAGCCCCGTCGCGCCCCGCCGAGTACGTCGCGGACGTCAGCTTCGATGACTTGAACCTGTCCGAGCCCCTCCGTCGCGGCATCGCGGACCGTGGCTATACCAACCCCACCCCTGTCCAGGCCAAGGCCTTTGGCCCCGTCATGGCGGGCAGGGATCTCATCGTGCGCAGCAAGACGGGCACGGGCAAGACGGCCGCCTTCGGCCTGCCCCTGCTGGAGAAGATCTCCGCCGAGGACAAGCGGGTGCGCGCCCTCATCCTCTGCCCCACGCGCGAGCTGGCGCTCCAGGTGTCCGAGGAGCTGGCCGCCCTGGGCAAGCACAAGGGCGTCAAGGTGGCCGCCATCTACGGCGGGGCCTCCATGAAGCAGCAGGAGGACGCCCTCGACGAGGGCACGCAGATCATCGTGGGCACGCCCGGCCGGGTGTTCGACCACATCAACCGCGGCAACCTCAAGCTCGAGGGCTGCTCCCACGCGGTGCTGGATGAAGCCGACGAGATGCTCAACCAGGGCTTCTACGAGGAAGTCACGCGCATCCTCGACCGTCTTCCCAAGGACCGGCAGGTGCTGCTCTTCAGCGCCACCGTCCCCACGGACATCCAGAACCTGATCGCCCGGTACACGACGAACGCGGAGACGCTGCTGCTCTCCGGCGACGTCTTCACCGTCGAGCACATCCACCACATCCGCTACGACGTGTCGGACGCGCTGCCCAAGCCGCGCAACCTCATCTACGTGCTGGAGGCGGAGGAGCCGCAGAACGCCATCATCTTCTGCAACACCCGCGACGACACGGCGCTGGTGACGGCGGTGCTCAACCGCAACGGCTTCGACGCGGATCTGCTCAACGGAGACCTGCCGCAGAAGGAGCGCGAGCGGGTGATGGGCAAGGTGAAGCGCGGGGAAGTGGCCTTCATGGTGGCCACGGACATCGCGGCGCGCGGCATCGACATCTCCGGCCTCGAGTACGTCATCAACTACTCGCTGCCCGAGGATCCGGCCGTGTACCTGCACCGGGTGGGCCGCACCGGCCGCATCGGCAACAAGGGCACCGCCATCAACCTCTTCTCCGGCCGCGAGCTGGCCACGTACACCACGCTGGAGAAGAAGTACGGCATCAAGTTCGAGAAGCGCGAGATGCCCGCCCCCGAGGAGGCCATGCGCCTGTGGGCCGAGCGCCACGTGCGCGAGATCCGCGAGGCCGCCTCCGGCTCCATCTTCGAGGGCTTCCTGCCCCTGGCCGCGCAGCTCAAGGCGCGCCCGGACGCGGATGACCTGATGGCCTTTCTGCTGAAGTACTTCTTCAGCCACCTGCGCATGGAGAAGGCCCAGGCCGCCCAGCAGGGCGAGCGCCCCGAGCAGGAGGCGAAGCCCGAGAGCCGCCGCAAGGACCGCGAGCGCGACCGCGAGCGTCCTCGTGATCGTGACCGCGATCGGGACAAGCCGCCGCGCCGCGAGGAGCGCCGGGAGTCGCGTGGGGAGCCGTCCGGCGAGTCGCGTGAGCGCGGCGAGCGGGGTGACAAGCGCCGCCGTGACCGCCCGGAGCGGAGCGAGCGCGGCCCCGCGTCCTTCGAGGCCGGCCCCGGCGAGGTGAAGCTGTGGATCAACCTGGGCACCGAGGATGGCCTGGGGCCCGGCAGCATCGTCACCGCCCTGGAGGAGTCCGGCGCCCCCGCCAACAAGGTGGTGCGCGCGGACCTCAAGCCCGGCTTCTCCTACGTCTTCGTCGCCGAGGAGGACCTGGCGGGCTTCGAGGCCCTCACCGGCAAGACGTACAAGGACAAGACGCTGAAGGTGGAGAAGAGCCGGCCCCGCGGCGAGCGGGATCCGAACCGGCCGCCGCCCTCTCCCGACGCCGGCCCCGGCGAGGTGAAGCTGAAATTCAACCTCGGCATGGACGACGGCCTGGACGAGGCAAAGTTCATCGCCGCCCTGGAGGCCGCTGGCGCCCCCGCGGGCAAGGTGAACAAGGCGGTGCTCCGCCCCGCGTACGGCTACGCCTACGTGCCCGAGTCCGAGGCCGAGGCCTTCGAGGCCCTCACCGGCAAGCAGCACGGCGAGAAGGCCCTGAAGGTGGACAAGCACCGGCCCCGCGGCACGCGCGAGCGTCCGCCGCGCCGTGAGCGCACCGAGCGTCCCGAGTCCACGCCCGAGGTGCCCGGCCAGGCGCGTCTGTGGGTGGGCCTGGGCCGCGACGCGGTGCAGGACGAGGCCGCCGTCACCAGCGCCCTGGAGTCCCTGGGCGCCCCCGCCGGCAAGGTGCAGCGCGTGGAGCTCAAGCCCACGTACTCGTACGTCTTCGTCGCCGACGAGGATGTGCCCGCCTTCGAGGCCCTCAACGGCAAGCAGCACGGCGAGAAGACGCTGAAGCTGGAGCGGGCCCGGCGCCGTTAA
- a CDS encoding serine/threonine-protein kinase: MSDDSASPPPDNQATLLTLERRPEAAASPDPKSSPELFAGRYALEALVGRGGMGHVYRARDVLVGDVVALKTLELGKEPGTDALERFRREVRLARRIAHPHVARMHDLGEHAGQNYLTMEYVEGQDLRSLIAREGPLAPVRAVRIALAVCEGLAAAHAAGVVHRDLKPANVLVEKGGRVVLTDFGIARALVDEAARSTQGTAGTPMYMAPEQLTGGDVGARADLYAVGLMLYEMLTAAPPFSGDSPMAVAFARLRQPPPDPRAKTAIPDALAERVLHCLARDPEERPASALQLAQSLRTWLEGLGEPVPTLTVAPALATPPAPPREAPTVVRSLSGTLTATGELGLAILPLRFQGAQEREHLGEGLTDALIDVLSRTRGLRVSGSGATARFRNEREPRTVGRELGVGFLVDGTVQASGSTARVSIRLVETAHGTQLWSGRFEDSSSDAFELQDRLGPRIAESLRLELRLALHRDTLPPEALALYQQSFRQGYTPNYAPDVPLGWLEQCVELAPDFHPALALHAIFSLRAWYVGGSTPQRNWEALARASVARLEQRAPQMAETHLVRGMLASQEGDWRKAVLASRASLEAAPTFPLAMQFLGSLQCEAGRADEGLVHLRRAYELDTRLGFSLFEFARCNALRGRMEDYRQASERLATFGTYRVPWLMLRLRVCAWTGDLEGVRQVQRAMEDESLGPAKTGVRYAAAVLGEVDSLASLAPLDEFLARPLSPRFASFLCQLATEQLCLTGHPEKALEYFLRAAETALIDLEWIDRCPPLASLRALPGFTEGRRLVRTRVEAIWNG, translated from the coding sequence GTGTCCGACGACAGCGCCTCCCCTCCCCCCGACAACCAGGCCACCCTGCTGACCCTCGAGCGTCGGCCGGAGGCCGCTGCGTCCCCGGACCCCAAGTCCTCCCCGGAGCTGTTCGCCGGACGCTATGCCCTCGAGGCCCTCGTCGGCCGCGGGGGCATGGGCCACGTGTACCGGGCGCGCGACGTGCTCGTCGGCGACGTGGTGGCCCTCAAGACGCTGGAGCTGGGCAAGGAGCCCGGCACGGACGCGCTCGAGCGCTTCCGCCGAGAGGTCCGCCTGGCCCGCCGCATCGCCCACCCCCATGTGGCGCGCATGCACGACCTGGGCGAGCACGCCGGGCAGAACTACCTCACCATGGAGTACGTGGAGGGCCAGGACCTGCGCTCGCTCATCGCGCGCGAGGGGCCCCTGGCACCCGTCCGGGCCGTGCGCATCGCCCTGGCCGTGTGCGAGGGCCTCGCCGCCGCCCACGCCGCCGGTGTGGTGCACCGCGATCTCAAGCCCGCCAACGTCCTCGTGGAGAAGGGCGGGCGCGTCGTCCTCACCGACTTCGGCATCGCCCGGGCCCTGGTGGACGAGGCCGCCCGCAGCACCCAGGGCACCGCCGGTACCCCCATGTACATGGCGCCCGAGCAGCTCACCGGCGGCGACGTGGGCGCGCGCGCCGACCTCTACGCCGTGGGGTTGATGCTCTACGAGATGCTCACCGCGGCGCCCCCCTTCTCCGGGGATTCGCCCATGGCCGTGGCCTTCGCCCGCCTGCGCCAGCCGCCGCCGGATCCGCGCGCGAAGACGGCCATCCCGGATGCCCTCGCCGAGCGCGTGCTGCACTGCCTCGCCCGGGACCCCGAGGAGCGCCCCGCCAGTGCCCTTCAGCTCGCGCAGTCGTTGCGCACGTGGCTGGAGGGGCTCGGCGAGCCAGTGCCCACGCTCACGGTGGCCCCCGCGCTGGCCACGCCGCCGGCACCCCCGCGAGAAGCTCCCACCGTCGTGCGCTCCCTGTCCGGGACCCTCACCGCCACCGGCGAGCTGGGCCTGGCCATCCTCCCCTTGCGCTTCCAGGGCGCCCAGGAGCGCGAGCACCTCGGCGAGGGGCTCACCGACGCACTCATCGACGTGCTGTCGCGCACCCGGGGCCTCCGCGTGTCCGGCAGCGGCGCCACCGCGCGCTTCCGCAACGAGCGCGAGCCCCGCACCGTGGGCCGCGAGTTGGGTGTGGGCTTCCTCGTCGACGGCACGGTGCAGGCCTCCGGCTCCACGGCCCGCGTCTCCATCCGCCTCGTGGAGACGGCCCACGGCACCCAGCTGTGGAGCGGCCGCTTCGAGGACTCCTCTTCGGACGCCTTCGAGCTGCAGGACCGGTTGGGCCCGCGCATCGCCGAGTCGCTGCGCCTCGAGCTGCGGCTCGCCCTGCACCGGGACACCCTGCCGCCGGAGGCGCTCGCCCTCTACCAGCAGTCCTTCCGCCAGGGCTACACGCCCAACTACGCCCCGGACGTCCCGCTCGGCTGGCTGGAGCAGTGCGTCGAGCTCGCGCCGGACTTCCACCCCGCCCTGGCGCTCCATGCCATCTTCTCCCTGAGGGCCTGGTACGTGGGCGGCTCGACGCCCCAGCGCAACTGGGAGGCCCTGGCCCGTGCCAGCGTCGCGCGCCTGGAGCAGCGTGCTCCCCAGATGGCCGAGACGCACCTGGTCCGGGGCATGCTGGCCTCGCAGGAGGGAGACTGGCGCAAGGCCGTGCTCGCCTCGCGGGCCTCGTTGGAAGCCGCCCCCACCTTCCCGTTGGCGATGCAGTTCCTCGGCAGCCTTCAGTGCGAGGCCGGACGCGCCGACGAGGGGCTCGTCCACCTGCGGCGCGCTTATGAGCTCGACACGCGGTTGGGCTTCAGCCTGTTCGAGTTCGCCCGCTGCAACGCCCTGCGCGGACGCATGGAGGACTACCGCCAGGCCAGCGAGCGGCTCGCCACGTTCGGCACCTACCGCGTCCCCTGGCTCATGCTTCGCCTGCGCGTCTGCGCCTGGACGGGAGACCTGGAGGGCGTCCGGCAGGTCCAGCGCGCGATGGAAGATGAGTCGCTCGGCCCCGCCAAGACGGGCGTCCGCTACGCCGCCGCCGTGCTCGGCGAGGTGGACTCCCTCGCCTCGCTCGCCCCCCTGGACGAGTTCCTCGCCCGGCCCCTGAGTCCCCGCTTCGCCTCGTTCCTGTGCCAGCTCGCCACCGAGCAGCTCTGCCTCACCGGCCACCCGGAGAAGGCCCTGGAGTACTTCCTGCGCGCGGCCGAGACAGCCCTCATCGACCTGGAGTGGATCGACCGCTGCCCCCCGCTCGCCTCCCTGCGCGCCCTGCCAGGCTTCACCGAGGGTCGCCGCCTGGTGCGTACCCGCGTGGAAGCCATCTGGAACGGGTGA
- a CDS encoding YciI family protein, whose protein sequence is MKVMVLVKATKDSEAGVMPSTEMLTEMGKYNEELVKAGIMLAGEGLHPSSKAARVRFSGTRRTVIDGPFTETKELIAGFWMWQVKSMQEAIEWVKRCPNPMLTDSEIEIRQVFEADDFGPELTPELREAEERLRAESAAKAAKK, encoded by the coding sequence ATGAAGGTCATGGTTCTGGTCAAGGCCACGAAGGACAGCGAAGCGGGCGTCATGCCGAGCACCGAGATGCTGACCGAGATGGGGAAGTACAACGAGGAGCTGGTGAAGGCCGGCATCATGCTCGCGGGCGAGGGGCTGCACCCGAGCTCCAAGGCCGCGCGCGTCCGGTTCTCCGGAACCAGGCGGACGGTGATCGACGGGCCCTTCACCGAGACCAAGGAGCTGATCGCCGGCTTCTGGATGTGGCAGGTGAAGTCGATGCAGGAGGCGATCGAGTGGGTCAAGCGCTGCCCCAATCCCATGCTCACGGACAGCGAGATCGAGATCCGCCAGGTGTTCGAGGCGGACGACTTCGGTCCCGAGCTCACGCCCGAGCTCCGGGAGGCCGAGGAGCGCCTGCGCGCGGAGTCGGCCGCGAAGGCCGCGAAGAAGTAG
- a CDS encoding RNA polymerase sigma factor: MTATETQRAIHAVWRIESARLIAGLTRFVRDVGLAEELAQDALVAALEQWPESGVPDKPGAWLMATAKRRAIDLFRRNKLLERKHEELGHELETERTPDLETAIDNDVGDDLLRLMLIACHPVLSTEARVALTLRLLGSLTTEEIARAFLVPEPTVAQRIVRAKRTLSEAHIPFEVPRGEELAARLSSVLEVLYLIFNEGYSATAGDDWVRPALCEDALRLGRILAELAPEEPEVHGLVALMELQASRLRARVGPSGEPVLLMEQNRARWDRILIRRGLSALERAEKLGGERGPYVLQAAIAACHARALTPEQTDWARIAALYAELAELTSSPVVELNRAVAVSMASGPAAGLELVDALASERVLEGYHLLPSVRGDLLAKLGRLDEARAEFERAASLTRNARERQLLLERAAACRKPL, translated from the coding sequence GTGACGGCCACCGAGACGCAACGCGCGATCCACGCGGTCTGGAGAATCGAGTCGGCCCGGCTCATCGCGGGGCTCACGCGGTTCGTGCGGGACGTCGGTCTGGCCGAGGAGCTCGCGCAGGACGCACTCGTCGCGGCGCTCGAGCAGTGGCCGGAGTCAGGGGTGCCCGACAAGCCGGGCGCCTGGCTCATGGCCACCGCGAAGCGCCGGGCGATCGATCTCTTCCGCCGGAACAAGCTGCTCGAGCGCAAGCACGAGGAGCTTGGCCACGAGCTGGAGACCGAGCGGACACCGGACCTCGAGACGGCGATCGACAATGACGTGGGCGATGATCTCCTGCGCCTCATGCTCATCGCGTGTCATCCGGTGCTCTCGACCGAGGCGCGCGTGGCGCTCACGCTGCGACTGCTCGGGAGCCTGACCACCGAGGAGATCGCCCGGGCCTTCCTGGTCCCCGAGCCGACCGTGGCCCAGCGCATCGTGCGGGCCAAGCGGACTCTCTCCGAGGCGCACATCCCCTTCGAGGTCCCACGCGGGGAGGAACTCGCCGCCCGGCTGTCCTCGGTACTGGAGGTCCTCTACCTCATCTTCAACGAGGGCTACTCGGCCACCGCCGGTGACGACTGGGTCCGGCCCGCGCTCTGCGAGGACGCGCTTCGCCTGGGCCGCATCCTGGCCGAGCTCGCGCCAGAGGAGCCGGAGGTCCACGGCCTCGTCGCGCTGATGGAGCTCCAAGCCTCACGGCTCAGGGCGCGGGTAGGTCCATCGGGAGAGCCCGTCCTGTTGATGGAGCAGAACCGCGCGCGCTGGGATCGCATCCTCATCCGCCGGGGGCTCTCGGCGCTGGAGCGGGCCGAGAAGCTCGGGGGCGAGCGGGGCCCCTACGTGTTGCAGGCCGCCATCGCCGCCTGTCACGCACGCGCCCTCACGCCGGAGCAGACGGACTGGGCCCGCATCGCGGCGCTCTACGCGGAGCTCGCCGAGCTCACCTCCTCTCCCGTCGTGGAGCTGAATCGCGCGGTCGCCGTCTCGATGGCGTCCGGTCCCGCCGCGGGCCTCGAGCTGGTCGATGCGCTGGCCTCGGAGCGCGTGCTCGAGGGCTACCACCTCCTGCCGAGCGTGCGCGGGGACCTGCTCGCGAAGCTCGGACGCCTCGACGAGGCCCGTGCGGAGTTCGAGCGCGCGGCCTCGCTCACGCGCAACGCACGCGAACGCCAGCTGCTGCTCGAGCGCGCGGCCGCGTGCCGAAAACCCCTGTAA
- a CDS encoding helix-turn-helix domain-containing protein: MRSSSPPAQDASGHLQGLARRIRGLRERRGLTQEEFAERSGISVSFASLLERGERSPSYETLVQVAGALGVPLAELFRVEEDEAVGAHRLVEFARAHELTRTEVDRLLAVAEAMFAVRAPEGGPAEEAPRCKEPDCGKPVLAKELCAAHYHRARRAKPPSP, translated from the coding sequence ATGCGCTCCAGTTCCCCGCCAGCCCAGGATGCGAGCGGGCACCTGCAAGGGCTCGCGCGGCGGATTCGCGGCCTGCGCGAGCGGCGGGGCCTGACCCAGGAGGAATTCGCCGAGCGCAGTGGCATTTCGGTGAGCTTCGCTTCACTGCTGGAGCGGGGGGAGCGCAGCCCCAGCTACGAGACGCTGGTGCAGGTGGCGGGAGCGCTGGGGGTGCCCCTGGCGGAGCTCTTCCGGGTGGAGGAGGACGAGGCGGTGGGGGCGCACCGGCTGGTGGAGTTCGCCCGGGCGCACGAGCTGACGCGCACGGAGGTGGACCGGCTGCTGGCCGTGGCCGAGGCGATGTTCGCCGTGCGGGCGCCTGAAGGGGGACCCGCCGAGGAGGCGCCGCGCTGCAAGGAGCCGGACTGTGGCAAGCCGGTGCTGGCCAAGGAGCTGTGTGCCGCGCATTACCACCGGGCGCGCCGGGCGAAGCCCCCGTCTCCCTGA
- a CDS encoding Glu/Leu/Phe/Val family dehydrogenase: protein MHALEGIHYYFRKAARIMDVGERIETLLATPLREVKVQVSIELDNGEIRTFIGYRTQHDNSRGPMKGGLRYHPTITQDECVALASLMTWKTAVVNLPYGGAKGGIAVDPTQLSMKEMERLTRKYVDQIQDVIGPTRDIAAPDVNTNPQVMAWIMDQYSRFHGHSPAIVTGKPAELYGTKGRDSATGRGLLYITREILRDSGMPMKGTRFAIQGFGNVGSHTAQLMWQDGGVVVAVSDVYGGVYNPQGLDIPGLFEHVKRTGTVTGFGGGQACGSQDVLVADCDVLIPAALGHALNRNNANAVRARLVIEGANGPTDPEADEILDKRGVLVVPDILANAGGVTVSYYEWVQNLQHLSWEEDRVNAELERTMKEAYDRVAQLARSRKVSLRTAAFILAIGRVGKATVLRGI, encoded by the coding sequence ATGCACGCCCTCGAAGGGATTCACTACTACTTCCGCAAGGCCGCGCGCATCATGGACGTGGGCGAGCGCATCGAGACGCTGCTCGCCACCCCCCTGCGCGAGGTCAAGGTCCAGGTCTCCATCGAGCTGGACAACGGGGAGATCCGGACCTTCATCGGCTACCGCACCCAGCACGACAACAGCCGCGGTCCCATGAAGGGCGGCCTGCGCTACCACCCCACCATCACCCAGGACGAGTGCGTGGCGCTCGCCTCGCTGATGACGTGGAAGACGGCCGTGGTGAACCTGCCCTACGGCGGTGCCAAGGGCGGCATCGCGGTGGACCCCACCCAGCTCTCCATGAAGGAGATGGAGCGGCTCACCCGCAAGTACGTGGACCAGATTCAAGACGTCATTGGTCCCACCCGCGACATCGCCGCCCCCGACGTCAACACCAACCCCCAGGTGATGGCGTGGATCATGGACCAGTACTCGCGCTTCCATGGGCACTCGCCGGCCATCGTCACCGGCAAGCCCGCCGAGCTCTACGGCACCAAGGGCCGTGATTCGGCCACCGGGCGCGGTCTGCTCTACATCACCCGCGAAATCCTCCGCGACTCGGGCATGCCCATGAAGGGCACACGCTTCGCCATCCAGGGCTTCGGCAACGTGGGCAGCCACACCGCGCAGCTCATGTGGCAGGACGGTGGCGTGGTGGTGGCCGTGTCGGACGTGTACGGCGGCGTGTACAACCCGCAGGGCCTGGACATCCCCGGCCTCTTCGAGCACGTCAAGCGCACCGGCACCGTCACCGGCTTCGGCGGCGGCCAGGCCTGCGGCAGCCAGGATGTGCTCGTCGCCGACTGCGACGTCCTCATCCCCGCCGCGCTCGGCCATGCGCTCAACCGCAACAACGCCAACGCGGTGCGTGCACGGCTCGTCATCGAGGGCGCCAACGGCCCCACGGACCCCGAGGCGGACGAGATTCTCGACAAGCGCGGCGTGCTGGTGGTGCCGGACATCCTCGCCAACGCGGGCGGTGTGACGGTCAGCTACTACGAGTGGGTGCAGAACCTTCAGCACCTCTCGTGGGAGGAGGACCGGGTGAACGCCGAGCTGGAGCGGACGATGAAGGAGGCGTACGACCGGGTGGCGCAGCTGGCGCGCTCGCGCAAGGTGTCATTGCGCACCGCGGCATTCATCCTGGCCATCGGCCGCGTGGGCAAGGCCACGGTGTTGCGCGGCATCTGA
- the ilvA gene encoding threonine ammonia-lyase yields MVTLQQIEEAQQRIGEAVYRSPCPRSEQFKELTDCATLNCKMENLQRTGAFKERGALNKLLTLSPGERERGVIAASAGNHAQGLAYHAGRQGVNTTIVMPERTPLIKVTRTRSYGARVVLHGANFDEAYAEALRIQDKENRVFVHPFNDPLIIAGQGTIGLELLEQCPYMDMVVVPIGGGGLISGVACALKETNPRIKVIGVQASAIASMKASVDAGKLLELPAGTTIADGISVKRPGDYTFEMIRRYVDDIVTVDEEEIANAILLLLEREKSVVEGAGAVGLAALIHGKIPSARGRKVVMLLSGGNIDVNLVSRIIERGLVKDGRLVRLVVRMPDRPGMLARLTAEIAQAGANVVEIYHNRAFSKAGLGEVAVEVTLETRGRGHIEELMGGLGQKGWQVSEET; encoded by the coding sequence ATGGTCACGCTCCAGCAAATCGAAGAGGCCCAGCAGCGCATCGGTGAAGCCGTCTACCGCTCGCCCTGCCCCAGGTCGGAGCAGTTCAAGGAGCTCACGGACTGCGCGACGCTGAACTGCAAGATGGAGAATCTGCAGCGCACCGGCGCCTTCAAGGAGCGGGGGGCCCTCAACAAGCTGCTCACGCTCTCGCCGGGCGAGCGCGAGCGGGGCGTCATCGCCGCCTCGGCGGGCAATCACGCGCAGGGGCTCGCCTACCACGCGGGGCGCCAGGGGGTGAACACCACCATCGTCATGCCCGAGCGCACCCCGCTCATCAAGGTGACGCGCACGCGCTCGTACGGCGCGCGGGTGGTGCTGCACGGCGCCAACTTCGACGAGGCCTACGCCGAGGCCCTGCGCATCCAGGACAAGGAGAATCGCGTCTTCGTCCACCCCTTCAATGATCCGCTCATCATCGCGGGCCAGGGCACCATCGGCCTGGAGCTGCTCGAGCAGTGCCCGTACATGGACATGGTGGTGGTGCCCATTGGCGGCGGCGGGCTCATCTCCGGCGTGGCGTGCGCGCTCAAGGAGACCAACCCGCGCATCAAGGTGATTGGCGTGCAGGCCTCGGCCATCGCGAGCATGAAGGCCTCGGTGGACGCGGGGAAGCTGCTGGAGCTGCCGGCGGGCACCACCATCGCGGACGGCATCTCGGTGAAGCGCCCGGGCGACTACACCTTCGAGATGATCCGCCGCTACGTGGACGACATCGTCACGGTGGACGAGGAGGAGATCGCCAACGCCATCCTCCTGCTGCTGGAGCGGGAGAAGTCGGTGGTGGAGGGCGCGGGCGCGGTGGGCCTGGCGGCGCTCATCCACGGGAAGATTCCCTCGGCGCGCGGACGCAAGGTGGTGATGCTGCTGTCCGGCGGCAACATCGACGTCAACCTCGTCAGCCGCATCATCGAGCGCGGCCTGGTGAAGGACGGGCGGCTGGTGCGGCTGGTGGTGCGCATGCCGGACCGGCCGGGGATGCTCGCGCGGCTCACGGCGGAGATCGCCCAGGCGGGCGCCAACGTGGTGGAGATCTACCACAACCGTGCCTTCTCGAAGGCGGGCCTGGGCGAGGTGGCCGT